The following proteins come from a genomic window of Mauremys mutica isolate MM-2020 ecotype Southern chromosome 7, ASM2049712v1, whole genome shotgun sequence:
- the TRH gene encoding thyrotropin releasing hormone gives MTSIRLLLLSLTLSSVCVSLGQPIPEANENGDRRRLDDILQRAESIILRSILKKAEEEEETNKEPSAPQPDWFSKRQHPGKRFPSDLEKRQHPGKREDEEEVTYGETQKRQHPGKREEDDDLGSDMELQKRQHPGRRSLWDQYVDIPSTQLAYLNELSKRQHPGKRSLIYKRQHPGKRSWDDKLDLGDQDMEKRQHPGRRYMDSESPDYDAPCDLQDSFNCSKGSFLLELLDNVNNGRVEEKRQHPGRRFAWEGEAGAEE, from the exons ATGACATCCatccggctgctgctgctctccctaACTCTCTCCAGTGTCTGTGTCAGTCTGGGGCAGCCCATTCCAGAGGCAAACGAGAATGGAGATAGACGCCGTTTGGATGACATCCTGCAAAGGGCAGAAAGCATCATCCTTCGGTCTATCCTCAAGAaagcagaagaggaggaagagactAATAAAG AACCAAGCGCTCCTCAGCCAGACTGGTTTTCCAAAAGACAACACCCTGGGAAGAGATTCCCCAGTGACCTAGAGAAGAGGCAGCACCCTGGGaaaagggaagatgaggaagaagTGACTTATGGAGAAACTCAGAAGAGACAACATCCAGGGAAAAGAGAGGAAGACGACGACCTTGGCAGCGACATGGAGCTGCAGAAGAGACAGCATCCTGGAAGGAGGTCACTGTGGGACCAGTATGTTGATATCCCTAGCACCCAACTGGCCTATCTGAATGAACTATCCAAAAGGCAACACCCGGGCAAGAGGTCTCTGATTTACAAGCGTCAGCATCCtggcaagaggagctgggatgACAAGCTGGATCTGGGCGACCAAGACATGGAGAAACGCCAGCACCCTGGAAGAAGATACATGGATTCTGAAAGCCCAGATTATGATGCCCCCTGTGACCTCCAGGATTCCTTCAACTGTAGCAAAGGCAGCTTCTTGCTCGAGTTACTAGATAATGTCAACAACGGCAGAGTAGAAGAGAAGCGGCAGCATCCTGGGAGGAGGTTTGCTTGGGAAggtgaggcaggagcagaggagtGA